One part of the Lotus japonicus ecotype B-129 chromosome 2, LjGifu_v1.2 genome encodes these proteins:
- the LOC130739060 gene encoding NAC domain-containing protein 75 isoform X1 — protein MNKMNNLSSVSSSDLIDAKLEEHQLGGSKQCPGCGHKFEGKRDWLGLPAGVKFDPTDQELIEHLEAKVEARNNMRSHPLIDEFIPTIEGEDGICYTHPEKLPGVTRDGLSKHFFHRPSKAYTTGTRKRRKIQNECDLQGGETRWHKTGKTRPVMMNGKQKGCKKILVLYTNFGKNRKPEKTNWVMHQYHLGQHEEEREGELVVSKIFYQTQPRQCNWSDRSACTTGEGSGELPNGGRRDSGSGSCSSKEIVPTHRDEMTSVIVSGVNPMTGFTHALDIQQQLKSDHFSFIPFRKSFDHEVGIVEASTAREVQASGSCEEVHERHRQHVTHHHQQQQQQQQQQHVTHHHQQQQQQQQHHHQIANSAFHISRPSHPISTIISPLPAPLHHTSIILDENSYHVNRVMLQNDNFQQQQQQQHHKLGGRSASGLEELIMGCTSSSTDIKPGSTITNPQEAEWLKYSSYWPDPDNPDHHG, from the exons ATGAATAAGATGAACAACTTGAGTTCTGTAAGCAGCTCTGATCTCATAGATGCCAAGCTTGAAGAGCATCAGTTGGGTGGATCCAAGCAGTGCCCCGGTTGCGGACACAAGTTTGAAGGAAAGCGG GATTGGCTAGGTCTGCCAGCAGGAGTGAAGTTTGATCCAACAGACCAAGAACTAATAGAGCATCTTGAAGCCAAAGTGGAGGCAAGGAACAACATGAGATCACACCCTTTGATTGATGAGTTCATCCCCACTATTGAAGGAGAAGATGGAATTTGTTACACCCATCCTGAGAAACTTCCAG GAGTAACAAGGGATGGCTTGAGCAAGCACTTCTTCCACAGACCTTCAAAGGCATACACAACAGGCacaagaaagagaagaaagatcCAAAATGAATGTGACTTGCAAGGTGGAGAAACCAGATGGCACAAGACAGGTAAGACCAGGCCAGTGATGATGAATGGGAAACAAAAAGGCTGCAAGAAAATCCTTGTCCTCTACACCAACTTTGGGAAAAACAGAAAGCCTGAGAAGACCAACTGGGTGATGCATCAGTACCATCTTGGCCAGCATGAGGAGGAGAGAGAAGGGGAGCTTGTGGTGTCAAAGATATTTTATCAAACACAGCCAAGGCAATGTAACTGGTCAGATAGGAGTGCCTGCACAACAGGTGAAGGAAGTGGGGAATTGCCAAATGGTGGAAGAAGAGACAGTGGAAGTGGGAGTTGCTCTTCCAAGGAAATTGTTCCTACTCACAGAGATGAAATGACTTCTGTTATTGTTAGTGGTGTTAATCCAATGACAGGCTTCACTCATGCATTGGACATTCAACAACAGCTGAAATCTGATCATTTCAGCTTCATCCCTTTCAGGAAAAGCTTTGATCATGAG GTTGGAATAGTAGAGGCTTCAACAGCAAGGGAAGTGCAAGCATCAGGCTCATGCGAAGAGGTGCATGAACGGCATCGACAACATGTaactcatcatcatcaacaacaacaacagcaacaacaacaacaacatgtaactcatcatcatcaacaacaacagcagcagcagcaacatcaCCATCAGATTGCAAACTCGGCTTTTCATATCAGTAGGCCTTCACATCCCATCTCCACCATAATCTCTCCGCTTCCAGCTCCACTACACCACACGTCCATCATCCTCGACGAAAACTCCTACCATGTTAATAGAGTAATGCTCCAAAACGATAATTTTCAG CAgcaacagcagcaacagcatCATAAGCTAGGAGGAAGGTCTGCGTCTGGTTTGGAGGAACTCATCATGGGGTGCACTTCAAGTTCAACTGATATCAAACCG GGGTCAACTATCACAAACCCACAAGAAGCTGAATGGTTGAAGTACTCTTCTTATTGGCCAGACCCTGACAACCCGGATCATCATGGGTAG
- the LOC130739060 gene encoding NAC domain-containing protein 75 isoform X2, whose translation MNKMNNLSSVSSSDLIDAKLEEHQLGGSKQCPGCGHKFEGKRDWLGLPAGVKFDPTDQELIEHLEAKVEARNNMRSHPLIDEFIPTIEGEDGICYTHPEKLPGVTRDGLSKHFFHRPSKAYTTGTRKRRKIQNECDLQGGETRWHKTGKTRPVMMNGKQKGCKKILVLYTNFGKNRKPEKTNWVMHQYHLGQHEEEREGELVVSKIFYQTQPRQCNWSDRSACTTGEGSGELPNGGRRDSGSGSCSSKEIVPTHRDEMTSVIVSGVNPMTGFTHALDIQQQLKSDHFSFIPFRKSFDHEVGIVEASTAREVQASGSCEEVHERHRQHVTHHHQQQQQQQQQQHVTHHHQQQQQQQQHHHQIANSAFHISRPSHPISTIISPLPAPLHHTSIILDENSYHVNRVMLQNDNFQQQQQQHHKLGGRSASGLEELIMGCTSSSTDIKPGSTITNPQEAEWLKYSSYWPDPDNPDHHG comes from the exons ATGAATAAGATGAACAACTTGAGTTCTGTAAGCAGCTCTGATCTCATAGATGCCAAGCTTGAAGAGCATCAGTTGGGTGGATCCAAGCAGTGCCCCGGTTGCGGACACAAGTTTGAAGGAAAGCGG GATTGGCTAGGTCTGCCAGCAGGAGTGAAGTTTGATCCAACAGACCAAGAACTAATAGAGCATCTTGAAGCCAAAGTGGAGGCAAGGAACAACATGAGATCACACCCTTTGATTGATGAGTTCATCCCCACTATTGAAGGAGAAGATGGAATTTGTTACACCCATCCTGAGAAACTTCCAG GAGTAACAAGGGATGGCTTGAGCAAGCACTTCTTCCACAGACCTTCAAAGGCATACACAACAGGCacaagaaagagaagaaagatcCAAAATGAATGTGACTTGCAAGGTGGAGAAACCAGATGGCACAAGACAGGTAAGACCAGGCCAGTGATGATGAATGGGAAACAAAAAGGCTGCAAGAAAATCCTTGTCCTCTACACCAACTTTGGGAAAAACAGAAAGCCTGAGAAGACCAACTGGGTGATGCATCAGTACCATCTTGGCCAGCATGAGGAGGAGAGAGAAGGGGAGCTTGTGGTGTCAAAGATATTTTATCAAACACAGCCAAGGCAATGTAACTGGTCAGATAGGAGTGCCTGCACAACAGGTGAAGGAAGTGGGGAATTGCCAAATGGTGGAAGAAGAGACAGTGGAAGTGGGAGTTGCTCTTCCAAGGAAATTGTTCCTACTCACAGAGATGAAATGACTTCTGTTATTGTTAGTGGTGTTAATCCAATGACAGGCTTCACTCATGCATTGGACATTCAACAACAGCTGAAATCTGATCATTTCAGCTTCATCCCTTTCAGGAAAAGCTTTGATCATGAG GTTGGAATAGTAGAGGCTTCAACAGCAAGGGAAGTGCAAGCATCAGGCTCATGCGAAGAGGTGCATGAACGGCATCGACAACATGTaactcatcatcatcaacaacaacaacagcaacaacaacaacaacatgtaactcatcatcatcaacaacaacagcagcagcagcaacatcaCCATCAGATTGCAAACTCGGCTTTTCATATCAGTAGGCCTTCACATCCCATCTCCACCATAATCTCTCCGCTTCCAGCTCCACTACACCACACGTCCATCATCCTCGACGAAAACTCCTACCATGTTAATAGAGTAATGCTCCAAAACGATAATTTTCAG caacagcagcaacagcatCATAAGCTAGGAGGAAGGTCTGCGTCTGGTTTGGAGGAACTCATCATGGGGTGCACTTCAAGTTCAACTGATATCAAACCG GGGTCAACTATCACAAACCCACAAGAAGCTGAATGGTTGAAGTACTCTTCTTATTGGCCAGACCCTGACAACCCGGATCATCATGGGTAG